One window of the Paenibacillus beijingensis genome contains the following:
- a CDS encoding spore germination protein, with translation MLINRIIKFFYQKQNAQDDPGEGTESPEPVACSLQQNLDTIKKLTGSSSDIIIRKVQRNHSLQMAVVYIEGLTDNAIINQHILNPIINGEQDISVYADSSPDSFPVIQNQVIPIGGTNKVQDIKAIIAALFNGFAVILAEGWNEGLSAAASKRMQRGVEEPTSQTVIRGPKEGFTENIGTNVALLRHRIKSPKLWKIDRTIGTLTQTSVSVMYIEGVATESVLKEVLQRLDGIKTDSILEGGYLEEFIQDHTFTPFPTIINTERPDSAAAALLEGQVIVLVDGSPFVLILPITFFKFFIASEDYYQRFDISTFLRLIRFASFALSMLLPSLYVAVTTFHQEMLPSTLLYSLAVQREGVPLPALFEAILMELTFEILREAGIRMPRAIGPAISIVGALVLGQAAVQAGLVSAAMVIVVALTAISNFVVPQFNMAIAARLLRFVLMLSAGTLGLFGIMSCLIFLLIHMASLRSFGIPYMTPVAPMIPANMKDIFVRVPWWMMSTRPKLFAPKNNVRQSANLRPTHKKRND, from the coding sequence ATGCTGATAAACCGTATCATTAAATTTTTTTATCAAAAACAAAACGCACAAGACGATCCCGGTGAAGGAACAGAATCGCCTGAACCGGTCGCCTGCAGCCTGCAGCAAAATTTGGACACGATCAAAAAGCTGACGGGAAGCAGCTCGGACATTATCATCCGCAAAGTACAACGAAATCACAGCCTGCAGATGGCTGTTGTTTATATTGAGGGGCTTACCGACAACGCAATAATTAATCAGCACATTTTGAATCCGATCATAAACGGTGAACAAGACATCTCCGTTTACGCCGATTCGTCTCCCGATTCTTTCCCTGTCATTCAAAATCAAGTGATCCCTATAGGCGGAACGAATAAGGTTCAAGACATCAAAGCGATCATTGCCGCTTTATTTAACGGTTTTGCCGTTATTCTCGCCGAAGGATGGAACGAAGGTTTATCCGCCGCAGCGTCCAAACGGATGCAAAGGGGAGTGGAGGAACCGACATCGCAAACGGTGATCCGAGGGCCGAAAGAAGGTTTTACGGAAAATATCGGCACCAATGTGGCGCTGCTCAGGCATCGGATCAAAAGCCCGAAACTGTGGAAGATCGACCGCACAATCGGAACACTCACCCAAACTTCCGTCAGTGTCATGTACATAGAGGGCGTTGCCACAGAATCGGTGTTAAAAGAGGTGCTCCAAAGGCTGGACGGTATTAAAACGGACAGCATTCTCGAAGGCGGATATCTGGAGGAATTTATCCAGGACCACACGTTCACTCCGTTCCCGACGATTATCAACACGGAGCGTCCCGATTCGGCGGCTGCTGCCTTATTGGAAGGACAGGTTATCGTGCTCGTTGACGGTTCGCCGTTTGTGCTGATCCTCCCGATAACCTTTTTCAAATTTTTTATTGCCAGTGAAGACTATTATCAAAGATTCGATATTTCAACCTTTTTGCGCCTTATTCGTTTCGCCTCGTTTGCATTATCGATGCTGTTGCCTTCCCTGTATGTCGCCGTGACGACATTCCATCAGGAGATGCTGCCGTCGACGCTGCTCTACAGTTTGGCTGTACAGCGGGAAGGCGTTCCCTTGCCGGCGCTGTTTGAAGCCATCTTGATGGAGCTTACGTTTGAGATCTTAAGGGAAGCGGGTATTCGGATGCCAAGAGCGATCGGTCCCGCAATTTCGATTGTAGGTGCGCTTGTACTCGGACAAGCGGCGGTTCAGGCGGGGCTGGTATCGGCGGCAATGGTCATCGTCGTCGCCTTGACGGCGATTTCCAATTTCGTCGTGCCGCAATTCAATATGGCGATTGCAGCGAGGCTCCTGCGTTTTGTGCTGATGCTCTCTGCCGGCACATTGGGGCTGTTCGGGATTATGTCATGTTTGATTTTTCTGCTGATTCATATGGCAAGTCTTCGTTCATTCGGAATTCCGTATATGACTCCCGTCGCTCCAATGATACCCGCCAATATGAAAGACATTTTCGTCCGGGTGCCTTGGTGGATGATGTCGACGAGACCGAAGCTCTTCGCTCCGAAAAACAACGTTCGGCAAAGTGCGAATTTACGGCCTACGCACAAAAAGCGGAACGATTAA
- a CDS encoding Ger(x)C family spore germination protein encodes MKRGIVLVLIAVLPLFVSGCWNKREMNELGIVSATALDLGENNEWNTTYQLVIPQSTTTVTGGGGGAQAPITVFSTKGKTLMEASQNAQLEAPRPLYFSHNQIIVISESVARRGINEIVDVYLRQNERRETADVVLTKGKAMDLLEILTPSQKIPGESINYLLQGGKGGQTVLIDSQLYRLVNKLATPTSSAMLPEVVISGNKEKQSSLDAYKETRNPAIMKLNRLGIFKKDKLAHWLKREDSIGMAWIYDHVDNLTVVFPCGEDNQAMGSFLVERNRTKLKPKQQQGRLIMDIRLKTDGSLFETPCRLELKKPETLTKLEKAVEKEIKKQVEKTVEALQGIKADAVGFDDAFHRAYPKQWKTWNRNWEDEFAEIKLIVHVKVNIRRTGMINDSFSKISGG; translated from the coding sequence ATGAAACGCGGAATCGTTTTGGTACTGATCGCAGTGCTGCCACTTTTCGTTAGCGGCTGTTGGAATAAAAGGGAGATGAATGAGCTCGGAATCGTCAGCGCAACGGCGCTCGATCTGGGTGAAAACAATGAATGGAATACGACTTATCAGCTCGTCATCCCGCAGTCGACCACCACGGTAACCGGCGGCGGCGGCGGCGCTCAGGCACCGATTACCGTCTTCTCGACGAAAGGAAAAACGCTGATGGAGGCGTCCCAGAATGCCCAGCTGGAAGCGCCCCGCCCCCTTTATTTTTCCCATAATCAAATCATTGTCATCAGTGAGAGCGTTGCCCGGCGGGGAATAAATGAGATCGTTGACGTCTATTTGCGGCAAAACGAAAGAAGGGAGACGGCGGATGTCGTTCTGACGAAGGGAAAGGCCATGGATTTGTTGGAAATTCTTACCCCATCGCAAAAAATTCCCGGTGAATCCATCAACTACCTGCTGCAAGGCGGTAAAGGAGGGCAGACCGTCCTGATCGATTCGCAGTTGTATCGGCTTGTCAACAAGCTGGCGACTCCGACTTCCAGTGCCATGCTTCCTGAAGTTGTTATTTCCGGCAATAAAGAAAAACAGAGCTCTTTGGACGCCTACAAAGAAACGCGTAATCCGGCCATCATGAAACTGAATCGGCTCGGGATATTCAAGAAAGATAAATTGGCGCACTGGTTAAAGCGCGAGGACAGCATCGGTATGGCGTGGATTTATGATCATGTCGATAATTTGACGGTCGTATTTCCATGCGGAGAGGACAATCAAGCGATGGGGTCGTTTTTGGTCGAACGAAATCGAACCAAGCTGAAACCGAAACAACAACAAGGGCGGCTCATCATGGATATCCGACTGAAAACGGATGGAAGCTTGTTTGAAACGCCGTGCAGGCTAGAGCTGAAAAAACCGGAGACACTAACGAAATTGGAAAAAGCGGTTGAAAAAGAAATCAAGAAGCAAGTCGAAAAAACGGTGGAAGCTTTACAGGGGATTAAAGCGGACGCCGTCGGCTTTGACGATGCTTTTCATCGCGCCTATCCGAAGCAATGGAAGACATGGAACCGGAACTGGGAGGATGAATTTGCCGAGATAAAGTTAATCGTGCATGTCAAGGTGAACATTCGCAGAACGGGAATGATCAATGATTCATTCTCTAAAATTTCGGGCGGTTAG
- a CDS encoding GerAB/ArcD/ProY family transporter, producing the protein MERISKYQVGTMIILFEIGSTPLFELGIKAQRDAWLAVLFAILFGLALVLLFLAIQSREPELNLTQMLTRYWGPFVGKLTAVLYTLLFVYEAMRNVRDFGDLTVMTFLSRSPISLIMGVLLFLSVFAIYKGIDNLFRVSEFMVIGVLFFYLLLAVMIFISGIVHFEQLLPMFENGVLPVVTLAATNTVFFPFGQMVLFLMFWSCLKPKQGMIGATFGAYLVSSTVILLSNIMNLAVLGVHYTSISTVPLLQNIQLIQIARVLERFDAFVVMLFYAGIFIRATLWYLGAVIAMGDIFNTDYRKLILPVGFVIYAAAFLEPDWPYHIFLGHFVAYTLMVNPLFYAILPMLLYVVMLMRRNLNHNSMEDGEGKINRTSDS; encoded by the coding sequence ATGGAGCGGATCAGTAAATATCAGGTGGGTACGATGATCATCCTATTTGAAATCGGCAGTACGCCGTTATTTGAACTTGGTATTAAAGCGCAGCGGGACGCATGGCTGGCGGTATTGTTCGCGATCCTGTTTGGATTGGCGCTGGTGCTGCTGTTCCTGGCCATTCAAAGCCGCGAGCCGGAGCTGAATTTGACCCAGATGCTGACCCGGTATTGGGGGCCGTTCGTCGGGAAATTGACGGCTGTTTTGTACACGCTTCTTTTTGTTTATGAAGCGATGCGTAATGTAAGGGACTTTGGCGATTTAACCGTCATGACTTTTTTGTCGCGCAGTCCGATTTCCCTCATTATGGGTGTTTTGCTTTTTTTATCGGTATTTGCGATCTATAAAGGAATCGATAATTTATTTCGGGTTTCCGAATTTATGGTGATTGGAGTGCTGTTTTTTTATTTGCTGCTGGCCGTTATGATCTTCATTTCCGGCATCGTCCATTTTGAGCAGCTGCTCCCGATGTTTGAAAATGGCGTTCTGCCGGTTGTCACACTTGCGGCGACGAATACGGTCTTCTTTCCATTCGGCCAAATGGTGCTTTTTCTGATGTTTTGGTCCTGTTTAAAACCGAAACAAGGAATGATTGGCGCTACATTTGGCGCTTATTTGGTCTCCAGCACCGTCATTCTGTTATCCAATATTATGAATCTTGCCGTGCTCGGCGTGCACTATACCAGCATCAGCACGGTTCCGCTGCTTCAGAACATACAGCTGATCCAAATCGCCAGAGTGCTGGAACGGTTTGACGCTTTCGTCGTTATGCTGTTCTATGCAGGTATTTTCATTAGAGCCACTTTATGGTATTTAGGCGCCGTAATTGCGATGGGGGACATCTTTAACACGGACTACCGGAAGCTGATTCTGCCGGTTGGATTTGTCATTTATGCCGCTGCATTTTTGGAGCCGGATTGGCCTTACCATATTTTCCTGGGTCATTTCGTCGCGTATACGCTTATGGTCAATCCGCTGTTTTATGCGATTTTGCCCATGCTTCTCTATGTGGTCATGCTGATGAGACGAAATTTGAATCACAATTCGATGGAGGATGGGGAAGGAAAGATTAACCGGACGTCCGATTCATAG
- a CDS encoding GerAB/ArcD/ProY family transporter, translating into MERISKYQLGTMIILFEIGSTPLFELGIKAQRDAWIAVLLSILFGLVLLLLFLALQKRDPELNLIQMMIKYWGPVIGRVTAFLYIVFFAYESMRNVRDFGDLTLMTFLSRSPISMIMGILIFLSMYAIYKGIETFFRVSEFMVLGVISFYLALCIMAFISGIVDFKQLLPMLEYGVLPVVTLAASDTVFFPFGQMVLFLMFWSYVKKKEGLAGASFGAYLVSSTVILISNIMNLAVLGVHYTSISMIPLLQNVQLIQIARVFERFDALVILLFYVGIFIKATLWYLAAVMGLGEIFNTDYRKMILPVGIVIYSSSFLEPDWTYHLWLGHFVGVTSMVNPIFLVFLPLLLFLVMLMRRKLMKASADQPEPGLEQSSDV; encoded by the coding sequence ATGGAGCGCATCAGCAAATATCAGCTGGGAACGATGATCATCCTGTTTGAAATCGGCAGCACGCCGCTGTTTGAACTCGGAATAAAAGCGCAGCGGGATGCGTGGATTGCGGTTTTGTTATCGATTCTTTTCGGGCTGGTCCTGCTCCTATTATTTCTGGCGCTCCAAAAGCGGGATCCGGAATTGAACCTGATCCAAATGATGATCAAGTATTGGGGACCGGTCATCGGGAGGGTTACGGCATTTCTCTATATCGTTTTTTTTGCTTATGAATCGATGCGCAATGTAAGGGACTTTGGCGATTTGACGCTCATGACCTTTCTGTCGCGAAGTCCGATTTCGATGATTATGGGGATTTTGATTTTTTTATCGATGTACGCGATCTATAAAGGGATCGAGACTTTTTTTCGGGTATCCGAATTTATGGTTTTGGGGGTCATCTCTTTTTATTTGGCGCTGTGCATTATGGCTTTCATTTCCGGCATTGTCGATTTTAAGCAGCTGCTGCCGATGTTGGAATACGGCGTTCTGCCCGTCGTAACGCTCGCGGCGTCGGATACGGTCTTTTTCCCTTTCGGCCAAATGGTCCTCTTTCTCATGTTTTGGTCTTATGTAAAAAAGAAAGAAGGACTGGCCGGCGCTTCGTTTGGCGCATATCTGGTTTCAAGCACAGTCATTCTTATATCCAATATTATGAACCTGGCGGTGCTCGGTGTGCACTACACCAGCATCAGCATGATTCCGCTGCTTCAAAACGTGCAGTTGATCCAAATCGCCCGAGTGTTCGAACGGTTTGACGCGCTGGTCATTCTGTTGTTCTACGTCGGAATTTTCATTAAGGCGACGTTGTGGTATTTGGCGGCCGTAATGGGACTGGGGGAGATTTTCAACACGGACTACCGCAAGATGATCCTGCCGGTAGGCATTGTCATTTATTCCAGTTCTTTTTTGGAGCCGGACTGGACGTACCATCTTTGGCTCGGACACTTCGTTGGGGTCACGAGTATGGTAAATCCGATTTTTCTTGTTTTTCTGCCCCTGCTTCTCTTTTTGGTCATGTTGATGAGACGAAAGTTAATGAAGGCCTCTGCTGACCAACCGGAGCCCGGACTGGAACAGTCGTCTGATGTGTAG
- a CDS encoding response regulator transcription factor, which yields MAHLLIAEDEPVLRMLVLDTLEEEGYRIDVACDGEEAYRKLLDNDYDLVLLDYMMPKMTGIEIIERIRQIPERSGLQILMLSAKSQQAERQKVLDAGANAFLSKPFSPIELIDKVEEMLK from the coding sequence ATGGCACATTTGCTGATAGCCGAAGACGAGCCGGTGCTCAGAATGCTCGTACTGGACACATTGGAAGAGGAGGGCTACCGCATCGATGTCGCATGCGACGGCGAGGAGGCGTACCGGAAACTGCTTGACAACGATTATGACCTTGTATTGCTGGATTATATGATGCCGAAGATGACCGGGATCGAGATCATTGAGCGTATCCGGCAAATACCGGAGCGGAGCGGTTTGCAAATATTGATGCTGTCGGCCAAGAGCCAGCAGGCGGAGCGGCAAAAAGTGTTGGACGCGGGAGCGAACGCCTTTCTGTCCAAACCGTTCAGTCCGATCGAGCTGATCGATAAAGTGGAGGAAATGCTGAAATGA
- a CDS encoding ATP-binding protein has product MSGGLVFRNGIRRQLTRRLLFVFCLLLAGTVLVAATTLFSLMRYERTSQSLREKQKLVEDIRYHAGEIILRSRGYYVLLNDYEYNRIFTEKEALEADLSSFNKMAVTKAEKDWTASIESFYDHFFNDLLPAASTYAQQGNYDALRKLTVQGENSPANTIMKLADQFRAQINEAADDQDRQLFSIMTMLGLIYLAFIGGTLGISILVGRTLAKEIGSPLEQLAAQAERYRRGEEVHIRVPDKDDEIRHLAKSFEALMIQIQANEEELTAQNDELHAQQEELQAQQEELTEALRRMEENEVLLQKRNLFIQSLVDPQNREELLASVIRNTVEIARFDKGLIVMMPGLQYAAFGVSERAALTLLENLDDSPVKRIAESGEPYIQHREGLSGEFGIHDAKLAVTDAYVPVHNTDGELCAVLILSRTGRAVGSAEINELTSFARQISLSLAKLDMLEAIRSQRRLIRNILNTVQESIHVTSPTGEVTFINRNMRNLVGGLAAAEQMHLTAADLFRQLDGKVKDSDKLKRFYEDALQLPEGRSSSFIYEIGQPERIIIQVYAQQLFNGQELSGTLFVHRDMTREREVDEMKSEFVSTVSHELRTPLASVLGFAELMLHRELTPERQRKYISTIYQEAARLTDLINDFLDLQRMESGKQSYDMKAIEIAPLLEEVADLHRAAAPQCSIVLQLQEQPLTVKGDRDKLKQMLMNLIGNAVKYSPDGGRIDISCLSEQDEIRIDIADQGLGIPEEALPHLFTKFFRVDNSDRREIGGTGLGLAIVKEIVEKHEGRIEVRSTLGEGSVFTVHLPAAPPAVNRSLPDKNAAEGAWSSGGSRPTIMLIENDLALSDMLGDELQESGFDVRHFSAGNEALEAMKEIVPDAVIVDLMLEPGMDGWKVIEWMQHVPKLQHVPVLISSALEEKERAMQAGVRHFLVKPYQPGKLIDSLRSLVTTS; this is encoded by the coding sequence ATGAGCGGCGGCCTTGTATTTCGCAACGGGATCAGGCGCCAATTGACGCGCAGGCTTCTGTTCGTCTTCTGCCTGCTGCTCGCCGGTACCGTACTCGTCGCCGCGACGACATTGTTTTCGCTTATGCGTTACGAACGTACGTCGCAGTCGCTCCGTGAGAAGCAGAAGCTGGTTGAAGATATAAGGTACCATGCGGGTGAAATCATTTTGCGGTCCCGTGGATATTACGTTTTATTGAATGACTATGAATATAATCGGATATTTACAGAAAAAGAAGCGCTTGAGGCCGATCTTTCTTCGTTCAATAAAATGGCCGTCACCAAAGCGGAGAAGGATTGGACCGCGTCAATTGAAAGTTTTTACGATCATTTCTTTAACGATTTGCTGCCTGCCGCAAGTACGTACGCACAGCAAGGGAATTACGACGCCTTGCGCAAGCTTACGGTGCAAGGAGAGAACAGTCCGGCCAATACGATCATGAAGCTCGCGGATCAATTCAGGGCGCAAATCAACGAGGCGGCTGATGATCAGGACCGGCAGCTGTTCAGTATTATGACAATGCTGGGACTGATCTATCTTGCATTTATTGGCGGCACTCTCGGAATCTCCATCTTAGTTGGGAGGACGCTTGCCAAAGAAATCGGTTCGCCGCTGGAACAGCTTGCAGCGCAGGCAGAGCGCTATAGACGGGGCGAAGAAGTTCATATCCGGGTTCCGGATAAGGATGATGAGATTCGCCACCTGGCCAAATCGTTCGAGGCGCTGATGATCCAAATACAGGCCAACGAGGAGGAGCTGACAGCTCAAAACGATGAGCTGCATGCTCAGCAGGAGGAGCTGCAGGCTCAGCAGGAGGAGCTGACCGAGGCGCTGCGGCGGATGGAAGAAAACGAAGTGCTGCTTCAAAAGCGCAACCTGTTCATTCAATCCCTCGTCGACCCGCAAAATAGGGAGGAGCTGCTTGCGAGCGTCATCCGCAATACAGTCGAGATTGCCCGTTTCGACAAAGGGTTGATCGTGATGATGCCGGGTCTCCAATATGCGGCATTCGGCGTATCGGAGCGTGCGGCGCTTACGCTGCTCGAAAATTTGGACGACAGTCCGGTGAAGAGAATAGCCGAATCCGGCGAGCCCTATATTCAACACCGTGAAGGACTGTCGGGCGAATTCGGCATCCACGATGCGAAGCTTGCGGTTACCGACGCGTATGTACCGGTCCATAATACGGACGGGGAACTGTGCGCCGTCCTTATTTTGTCGCGGACCGGAAGAGCGGTCGGCAGCGCCGAAATCAATGAGCTGACCAGCTTCGCCCGGCAAATTTCGCTGTCGCTCGCCAAGCTTGACATGCTCGAAGCAATCCGGAGCCAGCGGAGGCTGATCCGCAACATTTTGAACACGGTGCAGGAGAGCATTCATGTCACCTCGCCAACCGGCGAAGTGACGTTCATCAACCGTAATATGAGAAATCTGGTCGGCGGGCTTGCGGCAGCGGAGCAAATGCATCTGACGGCAGCCGATCTGTTCCGGCAGCTTGATGGGAAAGTGAAGGATTCGGATAAGCTCAAACGGTTTTATGAAGATGCTCTTCAGCTTCCCGAAGGCAGGTCCAGCAGCTTCATTTATGAAATCGGGCAGCCGGAACGCATCATCATACAAGTTTATGCGCAGCAATTGTTTAACGGACAAGAGCTTTCGGGTACGCTGTTTGTGCATCGCGATATGACGCGCGAACGCGAAGTGGACGAGATGAAATCCGAATTCGTCAGTACGGTAAGCCATGAGCTGCGGACGCCGCTCGCAAGTGTTCTCGGCTTCGCCGAATTGATGCTTCACCGCGAGCTTACGCCGGAGCGGCAGCGCAAATATATTAGCACCATCTATCAGGAAGCGGCGCGTCTAACCGATTTGATCAACGACTTTCTTGATTTGCAGCGGATGGAATCCGGCAAGCAGTCTTACGACATGAAAGCGATCGAAATTGCGCCGCTGCTGGAAGAAGTTGCTGATCTGCATCGGGCCGCCGCGCCGCAATGTTCCATTGTGCTGCAATTGCAGGAACAACCGCTGACTGTTAAGGGCGACCGGGACAAGTTAAAGCAAATGCTGATGAATTTGATCGGCAATGCGGTGAAATATTCTCCGGACGGAGGGCGGATCGATATATCCTGCTTGTCGGAGCAAGACGAAATCCGTATCGATATTGCGGATCAAGGACTTGGCATCCCGGAAGAAGCGCTGCCGCACCTGTTCACGAAGTTTTTCCGGGTCGATAACAGCGACCGCCGCGAAATCGGGGGCACCGGGCTCGGACTTGCAATCGTTAAAGAGATCGTCGAGAAGCATGAGGGACGGATCGAAGTCCGCTCGACCCTTGGGGAAGGCAGTGTGTTTACCGTTCATCTGCCCGCAGCGCCGCCTGCGGTTAACCGCAGCTTGCCCGACAAAAATGCGGCCGAAGGCGCCTGGAGCTCCGGCGGCAGCCGGCCTACGATCATGCTGATTGAAAACGATTTGGCGCTATCCGATATGCTTGGCGACGAGCTGCAGGAGAGCGGGTTCGATGTACGGCACTTTTCGGCAGGAAACGAAGCGCTCGAGGCGATGAAGGAAATCGTTCCCGACGCCGTCATTGTCGACTTGATGCTGGAGCCGGGCATGGACGGCTGGAAAGTGATCGAATGGATGCAACACGTTCCCAAGCTGCAGCACGTTCCCGTGCTGATTTCCAGCGCGCTCGAAGAGAAAGAAAGGGCGATGCAAGCGGGAGTTCGTCATTTTTTGGTAAAACCGTATCAGCCGGGAAAGCTGATCGATTCGCTCCGCAGCCTGGTGACGACTTCCTAA
- the helD gene encoding RNA polymerase recycling motor HelD, producing MSISEQDRQQEQQRIERVRRLLQKQIEKNEPEVSDLRAQVVDIRTNFWDDVTVNIANSDDQLETAISMKQQAEILSERERSHRHLQAQLKSMKRLLPSPYFGRIDFKEKGDPSPEQIYIGVSSFYNEEDDTFLVYDWRTPVASLYYDYPPGPARYETPSGTIGGEITLKRQYLIRDGELKAMFDTGVTIGDELLQQVLGKSAGTQMQSIVATIQQEQNRIIRNDRSKLLVVQGAAGSGKTSAALQRVAYLLYKHREHLSADRMVLFSPNPMFNSYISSVLPELGEENIRQTTFQDYLEHRLGKQFQIEDPFQQMEYRLNGHNDPGYEARMSGIRYKNSELFLDDMLRFGKQLEKSGMMFKSVRFRSRTLITQEEMRAKFYSYDASIRLPNRVELMKEWLLAELKRFEVAERSADWVRDEMDYLDNEQYQRAYVQMRKRQGGHDPAFDDALQEEQMLREVIVRHHFKPLRRRIKRLAFIDYTGLYLRLFSPVPDQTLELNEDGTEGRSLPGRWNEICAYTKERLGSKELPYEDAAPLLYLRELVEGFNSNTNIRYVLIDEAQDYSPFQFEFLKRLFPFSRMTALGDFNQGIFPHSTTLVGSSALLRLYGEVETENIVLTRSYRSTREIVEFTRAMLPGGEAIEPFQRDGGKPVIVFAESGSDRLEQIRLDILKLNDEGFHSIAVICKSATESAAAFEELRNRPGLDAIKLVTRETPTFSGGFVIIPAYLAKGVEFDAVLIYDASAAAYDDEGLRKLFYTACTRAMHRLRLYTAGELTRLAADVDSSLYDSVTLPANPMLK from the coding sequence ATGAGTATTTCGGAGCAGGATCGACAGCAGGAACAGCAGCGGATCGAACGGGTCCGACGGCTATTGCAGAAACAAATTGAGAAAAATGAGCCGGAAGTATCGGACCTGCGTGCTCAAGTGGTCGATATTCGCACGAACTTTTGGGATGATGTTACCGTAAATATCGCCAACAGCGACGATCAATTGGAAACGGCAATCAGCATGAAGCAGCAGGCGGAAATTTTGTCCGAACGCGAACGAAGTCACCGCCATTTGCAGGCGCAGCTTAAAAGCATGAAACGCCTCCTTCCATCGCCCTATTTCGGGCGAATCGACTTCAAAGAAAAAGGCGATCCGTCGCCAGAGCAGATTTATATCGGCGTTTCGTCGTTTTATAACGAGGAGGACGATACGTTTCTCGTTTACGATTGGCGCACTCCGGTAGCGAGCCTCTATTACGACTATCCGCCGGGACCCGCCCGTTATGAAACGCCTTCAGGCACAATCGGCGGCGAAATCACGTTGAAAAGACAGTATTTGATTCGGGACGGCGAGCTCAAAGCGATGTTCGATACCGGCGTCACGATCGGCGATGAGCTGCTGCAGCAGGTGCTTGGCAAAAGCGCCGGGACCCAGATGCAGTCCATCGTCGCCACGATCCAGCAGGAGCAGAACCGCATTATACGGAATGACCGGAGCAAGCTGCTGGTCGTACAAGGCGCGGCAGGAAGCGGAAAAACGTCGGCTGCGCTGCAGCGCGTCGCTTACTTGCTGTATAAGCACCGGGAACACTTAAGCGCCGACCGGATGGTGCTTTTTTCGCCGAACCCGATGTTCAACAGCTACATCTCTTCCGTCCTGCCGGAGCTTGGGGAGGAAAATATCCGGCAGACGACGTTCCAAGATTACTTGGAACACAGGCTCGGCAAGCAGTTTCAAATCGAAGACCCGTTCCAGCAAATGGAGTACCGGCTAAACGGGCACAACGATCCCGGTTACGAGGCGCGCATGAGCGGCATCCGCTACAAAAACTCGGAACTGTTTCTGGATGATATGCTCCGCTTCGGCAAGCAGCTCGAGAAGTCGGGCATGATGTTCAAAAGCGTGCGTTTCCGCAGTCGAACGCTCATTACTCAGGAAGAAATGCGTGCAAAGTTTTACAGCTATGACGCATCCATCCGGCTCCCGAACCGGGTCGAGCTGATGAAAGAATGGCTGCTTGCGGAGCTGAAACGGTTCGAGGTGGCGGAACGTTCGGCGGATTGGGTACGGGATGAAATGGATTATTTGGATAACGAGCAGTATCAGCGTGCTTACGTTCAGATGCGCAAACGCCAGGGCGGCCATGATCCCGCCTTCGATGATGCCCTGCAGGAAGAACAAATGCTGCGCGAAGTCATTGTACGTCATCATTTTAAGCCGCTGCGCCGAAGAATCAAAAGACTCGCCTTTATCGATTATACCGGACTCTATTTGCGGCTGTTCTCCCCCGTTCCCGATCAAACCCTGGAACTTAACGAAGACGGAACTGAAGGTCGCAGTCTCCCTGGCCGGTGGAACGAAATTTGCGCTTATACGAAAGAGCGGCTCGGATCGAAGGAACTGCCTTATGAGGATGCTGCGCCGTTGTTATATTTGCGGGAACTGGTGGAAGGGTTCAACAGCAATACGAACATCCGCTATGTGTTAATCGATGAAGCACAGGATTATTCGCCGTTCCAGTTCGAATTTTTGAAACGGCTCTTCCCGTTCAGCCGGATGACGGCGCTGGGCGATTTCAACCAAGGAATTTTTCCTCATTCCACGACACTCGTCGGCAGCTCCGCCCTTCTCCGGCTTTACGGCGAGGTGGAGACGGAAAACATCGTTCTGACGCGCAGCTACCGGTCCACCCGCGAAATCGTGGAATTTACGCGAGCGATGCTCCCGGGAGGCGAAGCGATCGAACCGTTTCAGCGCGACGGCGGCAAACCGGTTATCGTCTTTGCAGAAAGCGGGAGTGACCGCCTCGAACAAATAAGACTGGATATACTGAAATTGAACGATGAGGGCTTTCATTCCATTGCGGTTATATGCAAATCGGCCACCGAAAGCGCGGCCGCTTTCGAAGAACTGCGTAATCGTCCCGGCTTGGATGCGATCAAGCTCGTAACGCGGGAAACGCCGACCTTTAGCGGAGGTTTCGTTATCATCCCCGCCTATTTGGCCAAAGGTGTGGAATTTGATGCCGTCCTCATCTATGACGCATCCGCTGCCGCATATGACGACGAAGGGCTCCGCAAGTTGTTTTACACGGCATGCACACGGGCGATGCACCGGCTTCGTCTGTATACGGCCGGCGAATTAACCCGTCTTGCAGCCGATGTCGACAGCTCTCTGTACGACAGCGTTACACTGCCCGCCAACCCTATGTTGAAGTGA